The window TGGCCGATCCAGAGAACCCCTTTCATCCGGATCGAGATGCCCGACTCGGCAGCCATGATCGATCCAAGAAAAAACCTAAACAGCGGCCGACGATAACAACCACGCAGAGAAGAGAACGGAAGAAGTGAAGGAGCGTACTGCTTTAAAACATTATATAGGCAGTTCGGCCGTGAGAAAGACCCACTCCCCAAACCTTTTTAATTTCCTCCTCCACCTAGACGCACGGCACCCGCGATCCACCCTACGCCAACTCCTGGGACCACAAACGTGGGGCCCACACAGTACAACTTCAAGGAGAACGACGTGGGTGAGAGATTGCGTCCTCTTGCTTTTTCAGATTTTTTCTATCACGCCCGTTGTTTATTTCGCTTCCCTCGGTTGCGTTGCTCGCTCGCAAACTGACTCGCCATCGGTACCATAATCACGACACGCGGCTAACAAGCACAGGGTTTCGCGGACCCACCGGCAGCACGCTCCTATTGGAGACTCTACGTGGCCAGTAAGACAACGGCGTCGGAGTACGTCGAGTGGGTGGATAGTGGACCCGAGGTACGTTATTTTACGCCGGCGTACGCGCGAGATAACGCATTGCCATCTGCGGGGCGTCAGCCGTCCGATGCTGATCTGAGAAGATATCGACCGTGCATTCGTCGTCGAATCAGAAAACGTTTGCATGCGGTCGTCACGGAAGTTATTCCCCCGCCGTACTCGCAATAATGCGCGTGGTTCTCTCGCATCTGGACCGTTCGTTCGCGGGGCCTGTCTATCCTTGAGATTGGCGATAGCACGATCGTCAAAGCAACAAGGAACGCGTGCTCTTCTTTCTCTGATTATGCGATTAGCCCGTGCATAGCACGTGCCAAAGGGAGAACCCAAACCTTaaaaagaacatatatatatatatatatatatatatatatatatatatatatatatatatatatatatatatatatatatatatatatatatatatatatatatatatatatatatattaacactCTCCTCATATGGATGGAGACTTTTTGTATGAACGAATGACTTTTCACTATTATACCATTGTAACTTTTTTTTAATCAATGTCACGTTTAAATCGATAAATGAGACATGATCTAAATTTTTATATCTTGCTCATGTGTGAATGGTAGATGTCCCAATCCAACACATGAATAAAATTCTTGACAACATGAATAGTAGATGTCCCAATCCAACACATGAATAAAATTCTTGACAACAGATTATGTTGCTTCGTCATTGACTTTAGCTAGTTATTGGCAACATATATCAACTTATTGTTATATATGATGGGTAACCCAAGACGGAAAGTATTATTAATGAACAAGGATAGAGGTATATTATATATGGAGTTATTATTGGGCTAAATCTCACATCCTCACATGTATGGTATTATGTTTAGATATTGACAAATATATTATTGGGTTGGTGACAGAGATCATTTTGACTTTTTATAAGACAATTTTTTCTCTGGAAGACGTATTTTGAGCACCTGCAACCATTCGGATTGGAGTCATGCATCATGGAGAGGTTGTCTACACACCATCGTAAGCAACTTTCTTTACATTTACTCCTCAGTGTCTTGAGGTACCGTGAGAACTGATAAAGGAGTAGGCTACATGAGATTTAGAAGTGAAACATGTGTTCATGCATATTGTGGTTGATCATTTGCTACAAATAATCCCAAAGGCTATGTATTATAGTGTTATATTTAATGTTGGAATCCACGAGTAGGAGCTATGTATTTCATTTCACGTAATTATGTGGTAGAGATAAAATAGTTTGGCCACATTTATTCTCTGTGGTACAGTGGGTGGGTGGACTTTATGTGGCAATTGCCAACCCTACATGAAAGGGAAGATGTACGTGTTCAAGATAGTACACACGAATTCAGACGTCAGTAAATGCTCGGTTACAGGTGGTCTCTCATGATAACGTAGGTCCCCGGCATTAGGTATTCATTCATGGAAGAACTCCTCATTAAATATCTTCCTACCGCAACAGCCGAGGGAAGGAAGGGCCGGTGGCAGTTGTTTGGTGAGTCCTTTCCCATTCGCATGGCAGTCATTGATGAGCAGCTTTCAGCCCCATCATTCATCAAACGATGCTTCGCTTTCGTCCGGATCATGCGAGGGTTTTCCCTGCTTGATTCTGAGCTTTAACTCTGACAGCTCTTGATGCAGCAGTGAACGAAGACGACATTCTGTTGTCGGTACTGTGTAGGAACTGCACCTCCTCCATGCACGTGCCAGATTGAATGAAACCCTTAGGTTATGACTCCCCTCTAATGGACTCGGATTTAGTTTCAGAGAGTTTGGTGGCCATGCAGGGATATCTACCGAGAGTGCAACGTGGGTGCAAATCGGTTGACCTTGATCCACAAAGAAGAGAGCTCATTGGACTTCGTCGAGAGAATGAAGGAATATCTTGTTTCTGAAAGTTTGATGAGCATGCAGGGAGATCTAATGAAGGATCCGTGAGCTGTGTTTGCATGTTGCTTGACCTCGATCCACTCAAAAGAGAGCTAGTTCTTTCCGAAGGACTTAGATCCAGTTGCAGGCATGGAAGAACATTTTGTTTCTGAAACTTTGGTGACATCTACTCGAGGAGTGTAGTGTTGGTGCAGGTTGGTTGACTTTTATCCATGCAGAAGAGAGCTTGTTCTCTCCCAAGGACTCAAATTCAGTTGCAAGCATGCAGGAATTTCTTGTTTCTGAGAGTTTTGGTGACCATGAAAGGAGATGATGCAGGTTGGTTGACCTTGATCCGCACCAAAGAGAGCTAGGACTTGGATTTAGTTGCGGGCGTGCAGGGAGATCTACCAAAGGAGTGAATTGTGTTTGCAGGTTGGTTGACCTTGATGCACACAGAAGAGAGCTTATTCCATCTGAAAGACTTAGATTTAGTCGCAAGAATATCTTGTTTCTGAAAGCCTGGTGGGCATGCATGCAGGGATATCTACGGAAGGAGTGTAGTATTGATGCATGATGGTTGACCCTGATCCATCTGAAGGACTTAGATGAGAACATGCAGGAAATATATCTTATTTCTGCAACTTTTGATGAGCATGCATGCAGGGATATCTACTGGATGAGTGTAAGGTTGATGCAGATCGGTTGACCCTGCTCTCTCTGAAGGAATTGGGAGTATCTTGTTTCTGGAAGTCTAATGTGCATGTGGGTGCAGGTTTGTTGGGGTTGACCATGACACACAGAAGATGAACTCTTCCAGGGGATGGCACTGACTGAAATGCCATCTATCATCTTTATTATTAGGTACTTTCTCCATAAACTATATAGTATTCTTCTCAGACATTGGATCCCAAGTCTGGCTCCACTTTGCAGTGACATGGCACAGAAGCCACTTGTTCTACCATGTCCTTTTCCTTGCCATCCCTGTCTCCTCCTTTATGGACCTCCCAACATCTTTTCTAAGCACCCAGAATCCCTGTTTCCGATGGCCAGCCTTTAGTTAGAGCTTGACTTATTGACTGGAAATAAAGTTCAAACCAGTAGATGATTCATTCTATATTAACCTGGGAATCATGTGGTCTCATCAGTTCTGCTGCTACTTTCTTGGAAACTGCAAACAATAGCCAGCAGGCATACGGCTCAGATCAATGGCGAGCTCGCTCACTTCATCTCACTGTCTCTTGACACACAAAAGATGTGATCTTTGGAAGCTCCATGGGAGTTCCCCTGTCTCACCAGAAGCTGAGCATTGACATCTGACACTGCAAGTGTGATCCCCTGTGCCCATTGTCACTTACTGCATCTTCCCTGGACGGAAAACTTGTCTCTTCTCATTACGACAGAGATCAAATCCCCTTCCCAGAGTAACTCCTAAGTCTTTTGCTAAGCTCGACCAACTTGAATGTAATTCCGATAGAGGATAAAGTGAGGAAAAGAGATCTACGAATGTTGTGATTAGACGAGATGAGATAATTAGCATTAGTGATATTGAAAATAGACagagataaaaataaagattatttgactaaggaaattacttgatgcatgatTCGATAGTTGAAAAGATTAATATAATGCAGCCAAAGAATTGAGACTTTACAGCTTGTTGCCGCTGTTGAAGAGTCTTTCTTTGATGATATCACTGTGGCATAATGGTAGGAAGGGATGAAAAGGACAGAAGTCGCGTTGAATCTTGACGAAGCTGCGAAACTTAGATTTATGATCAATGAGAGTTTTAGATAGGAAAGGAATTATCTCCTCTTAAGTAGGTCAAGTCAACACTATGACCATGTGCCGCTTGCTTGGATTGGAAttcaacgagagagagagagagagagagaagatgacaAGGGGTGGTGTGCAAGGGAGGAGGGGGCTGCAGAGTTTGGAGGCACTCTTCACGGGTATTCTGGTCAGTGGAATCCGAAGAGGCAAAGACCAACCTTGTACAACTGCTGTCCTTttaacttctctctctctctctctccctctaatCCTTAGCTGGAGAACTGTAACTGACAACGCCATCCTTGCATGTAATGTCATATGTTTCAGCCtcaacatgagagagagagagagagagagagagagagagagcagagcagagcagtCTGATAAGAGTGAAACTCAGTAGCAGCAGCAGATTTGATTCCATGGAGATTTATGCCCACAAAGACATCACACTGGCTGTGTCTCCTCCAATTCGGCAGTGGATTTAAGGCAGCTCAAGAGGGCGCTGTGGATCCTTTAGGTTACTGGACGGTGGTTTGTTTGTCTGtaaagagagggagagggagcagCTGAAGACAAAAGGTGGCGGACAGGAACAGTTTTGTTCTTTTGCAGTACAGACTGTAATGAttttttccctctctctctctctctctctgtgtatttcttttttcttttgattgATGGTGGGATTGGTCTTTTGAGAACAGAAGCAGCCCATAGATCGCAATGGAGTTGATGGGTTCCACTTCCACTTGATTGCCGTAACATCATCAGATCACCACAGGATTTTCGAGATTGTGCTTCCCTTTTGGTGTAGTTAGAGCTTGTTCATTGCTTCTTTGGTTGTTTGGGCCGATTAGAACCTAGTCACATGAAGAGATCTGCAGTTGTAAGTGTCTCTGTTTCTCCTGCTTCACGCTTGGATTCCTTTTTCCTCTTGACGTCTTGAGGTCAATTGTTGAGCTCTGCAATACGGTTATATCTGAATGGATCTTAGTTTGTGTAAAGCTAGTtggttctctttctttcttctgaTACTGGAATGTGGATCTGTGATGGAAAATACATCTGCTTCTAGTATTGAATCTATCATTCCCTTTTCGTTTCTTTCTCATTTTATTGCAATAGCAGGCCTTCGCTGCAACTTGACCTTCCAGTCACGTATAAAAGAGAGTTTTATTGTATCTAATCTGCAGTCTGCATTTTAATATGGTTTTCGATTCACTTATTATTCTATCAATACTTCGATCTTTTGCAGCATCTgaaacaaaattcgatgcacattGGATATATGATTTCAATCCTGTTCTCAAGCCATTGTGCTATGTAGGATTAATGAACTTTGTAATCCAGATTCATGGTTTCCTAGGCTGGATTATGGAGCATTTTTTTCTCTTACAAATGAATCAAGGGGAGCCTCTTTGGTGAAACTTATCTCCCCCCCTTGACGATTTCCTTGATGTATTCACCCACCAATGTAAAATCTAGTTACAAGAGAACCAAGTGGGTTTTGATAATATTCTTTTTCCATTTACCTCAAATAATATGACCTATTGAAAAGCATATTACCGGTTCATGAAAGTGATTTAAGTTAGTCCTACATTCTGATATAGGTTTTGTTTTCTTCCAATTTTATTTATAAACTGGGATCCTAAATCAATATCATATACTTCCCTTTAGTTTTTCATTTTTTGTTCTGAAAATTGAGTTTGCAAACCCATACTGGAATTGGACCTGCTTAACATTGCATCATTCATGACATCCAACTTTTGACTCTCAATTATAtaagctagcatctcaagagatacAAAAGGAGCTGATTGAATTTGGAAGAAACAAATATTTTGAGTTTGATTCTTTCAAGTGATCATGTAGAGGATGGATGCTAGAAAATATTTGTGTTAATTTTCTTTTAACCAAATCCCGAATGATTTTGAGATCATTGTTTTCCTTATTAACCTATGGAATTTTGACTCAGCTGCTAGAAACTCTTATGATTCTTGCAACGGTCGGTCAGTCATCATGGGCTGCCTTGTCTACTTCATCCTGCAAGGAGATGGGATCAAGCATGTATCGGCCACACACTGTCACTGTAACAGAGTTTGGTGCCATTGGTGATGGTGTCACGCTAAATACCAAAGCCTTTCAGAATGCTATCTTTTATCTCCATTCATTTGCAGATAAGGGTGGGGCGCAGCTGTTTGTGCCTGCTGGAAAGTGGCTGACTGGAAGTTTTAGTCTCATCAGCCATCTCACTATATCACTAGACAAGGATGCCGTAATAATTGGATCCATGGTGAGTGTGTAGTTTCATATCAAATCTATGTTTGCAGTACACGGTAGAAACAGTTTAGATTGCTTTGTCTCCTGCCTTGGTTTTTATATTGGAAACTAGACATGTCCCTGTAACATAAAAAACAGCAGGCATCGAGATTACTTGTGAAGACGGTCCCAACTATCTAATATTTGAGGTTGCTTAGACTAGTGGCACTATCAGTTTTTGTCAAGGAGAAGATGCATTATGTGTCTCTTTGAAAAGTTCACAAATTGTCATGAACTGATGTACTTCAATTTTCTGCACACATCCTTCAGATGATGTAGTTGCCTCTAATTACACTGAAAACTAAATCTGATGTGATGCTTCATTTTACTGAAACCCTCCTGTatcgaggaaaaaaaaaatcttatgaaAGAAAACTTTGTAGGGTGGCTTGCTTctgtttatttttctatattcTCTCTGTTTACATATAAAATTGTGTATGATCTGTGAAAAATTATCCATTACACTTTAATACAGGATTCCTCTGATTGGCCAGTCATTGATCCATTGCCATCATATGGCCGGGGTAGGGAGCTACCTGGTGGAAGACATCAAAGCCTCATACATGGGTCCAACCTGACTGATGTGATAATAACAGGTCAGTAAATCTTGAATGAGTTTTGCCTAATGTTTCTCTCTTAATTTACAGTGGTAATGAGTAATGGCTCAAAAGGCAACCGTTATCTTATTGATTATTGTGCAATTTCTATTTAGTGAGCTGTTGTATTGGATGCTTTTGAAcattccaattttatttttgctgggCATTATTCAAGCAACATCCGAGCGCAACAATCTGAATCTTTATCTTTAAATAGAAAGGCCAGGGAATACATAAGAGTATAGTGTCAAATAGTTGTCCTGATTTCACTACGAACTTGTTTCAGGTAGCAATGGGACTATCAACAACAATCTGTATCTTTAAATAGAAAGGCGAGGGAATGCATAAAGAGTATAGTGTCAAATAATTGTGCTGATTTCACTATGAACTTGTTTCAGGTGGCAATGGGACTATCAATGGCCAAGGCAGCGTTTGGTGGGATTGGTTTAACAACCACATTCTCAACTATACTCGACCACATCTCATAGAACTCATTTACTCGACTGGAGTGGTCATCTCAAATCTTACGTTCATTAACTCACCATTTTGGGCCATCCACCCCGTATATTGCAGGTTTGTCCATCCTAGTGGATGTATTTATTTCTCTTATTAGCTCTGTAGATTGATGTTCGAGTGGAGCTTTTATGAGCTAGGGGAGACTTGAGACTGCTTTTATTGGATTAACAGCCAAGTGCTCATCCAGAATGTCACAATCCTTGCCCCACCCGATTCACCAAACACAGATGGAATAGATCCAGGTAATGATAAAGATCTACAGCTACAAACTGTAGTGATACTATTCAGTATCAAGTAGTCGTAGACTCATAGTAATGATAAAGATCATGTACAACTGAAGATGTTTATAATTATTTACTTGCTGTTTCATCCAACAAAAAAATGGATAATGCTCATCTTCACTGAAATCCAGTAGCTTGCACCATTTGGTCTTTATATGACTCCTGTTCAGTTGCTAATTTTCATTGTGCCAATACTTCAAACTTTAAAGTTCTCAGTTTTACATAAAAAAAACTATGGCTTTGCACAGATCATAAGAAAAGCATGCACATAGCCTATATTATACTTCTGTGATTATGATTTTGTTGAGATAATCAACTGTATCATATAGACTTGAAACAAAGTGCTGAACTAATGCAATATGGAAAACTTAAGTGCTGAAATATAGACCACTCATCTATGAACTCCACTTTGCAAGCTTGTGTCGAAAATCCTGCAATATAGCTTAATTGCTTGATGCTCATATTCAGGCACTTTTGGAACTTATGATAAAATTTTAATGAAGAAGAATTCCTTGTTAAAAATTTAGTGATGAGTATGTGTACCAATATTTTGTCAATCATTTTAGCTCAAGCAAGGATAAATCACCAAATAGGTAGCTTTCTACTTGTGAGTCCCAATTTTAATATAATGAAAAGttgaagatttttgcatcttaagTTCTTATGCATTTTCAAATTTACACATTATTTAGTTATGCAGTAAAGATGCAGGTCAATTCTTATTCTTGTGATCATCATGATGTTTCCTGTCATGGTCTGAGATGCTTGTCCTTTTTATTTCA of the Musa acuminata AAA Group cultivar baxijiao chromosome BXJ3-2, Cavendish_Baxijiao_AAA, whole genome shotgun sequence genome contains:
- the LOC135585112 gene encoding probable polygalacturonase isoform X2, producing the protein MKRSAVLLETLMILATVGQSSWAALSTSSCKEMGSSMYRPHTVTVTEFGAIGDGVTLNTKAFQNAIFYLHSFADKGGAQLFVPAGKWLTGSFSLISHLTISLDKDAVIIGSMDSSDWPVIDPLPSYGRGRELPGGRHQSLIHGSNLTDVIITGGNGTINGQGSVWWDWFNNHILNYTRPHLIELIYSTGVVISNLTFINSPFWAIHPVYCSQVLIQNVTILAPPDSPNTDGIDPDSSSNVCIEDCYISTGDDLIVIKSGWDEYGISYAHPSSNISIRRIVGEAKSGAGIAFGSEMSGGISDVEAEDISLFNSLYGIRIKTSPGRGGYVQYIHISNVVLNNVNIAIGITGQYGEHPDENFDPNALPIINMITLEDIKGTNIKHAGTLEGIQGDNFSSICLFNVHLNVTSSSPWQCSYIQGSSNLVSPESCEPLRNPYQTSVCYTANHSFYTFL
- the LOC135585112 gene encoding probable polygalacturonase isoform X1; this encodes MKRSAVLLETLMILATVGQSSWAALSTSSCKEMGSSMYRPHTVTVTEFGAIGDGVTLNTKAFQNAIFYLHSFADKGGAQLFVPAGKWLTGSFSLISHLTISLDKDAVIIGSMDSSDWPVIDPLPSYGRGRELPGGRHQSLIHGSNLTDVIITGGNGTINGQGSVWWDWFNNHILNYTRPHLIELIYSTGVVISNLTFINSPFWAIHPVYCSQVLIQNVTILAPPDSPNTDGIDPDSSSNVCIEDCYISTGDDLIVIKSGWDEYGISYAHPSSNISIRRIVGEAKSGAGIAFGSEMSGGISDVEAEDISLFNSLYGIRIKTSPGRGGYVQYIHISNVVLNNVNIAIGITGQYGEHPDENFDPNALPIINMITLEDIKGTNIKHAGTLEGIQGDNFSSICLFNVHLNVTSSSPWQCSYIQGSSNLVSPESCEPLRNPYQTSVCYTANHVRTQNLVQAA